The genomic DNA CAGAAACAGTGGATAGTGGTTCAGCGTCAATGACGGTGGAATAGGGGGGGGTACTGGGGTCTCGCCGATGCTGTGGAGGGCGACCAACCTGGCCTGACTGTCACACCCCTCCAGTAGGGTATGCGATCGCGATGCGGGTGCGCGGCGCCGGTGTGGGGGACCTCCCCACTGGCACCGCTCCGTGCCCTCACGCATGGTAGGAGCATACTGCTCCCCTCGCCTCTCTTCTCAAGGCACCGGTGTCCGCCGGCCGCGTACCTCCATGACCGACCAGCTGCCAAAACCCGCCGATCGAGTCCACGCCGTGGGTGGAAACGCCAAGGCCACCACGGACTGAGCCCATGCCACAGACCCATAACCACATCTTCCTAGGCTGGGACGGGCCCGCCCTCCCGTTAGCCGCGGCCCATCTCATCGACCACTACATCGATGGGGACGTTGTAGACATGAGGGCTGCCACCCTCGTCCTCCCCGGCGGCAGAGCCCTGCGCCGCATCATCGAAGTCCTGCTCGAGGAGACAGAGGCGCGGGGCGCGACGCTGATTCCGCCCACAGCCACGACTGTGGGAAATCTCCCGCTCGAACTCCACACCGACCCCAAGGCATTGGCGGACGACGCCACCTCAAGGCGCGCCTGGTCCAAGGCGCTCCGCAGCGTCAGCCCGGCGTCTCTGCGCGTGGTCTTTCCGGAGCTACCTAAGAAGAACAACCTGGCTGAGTGGGATGAGCTGGCCGGACTGCTGTCCGGCCTTCACCAGAGCGTCGCCGGAGAGGGACACAGCTTCTCGGACGTCGCCAGGATCTGCCACTCTGGGTCGCTCTACGATGACGGACCTCGTTGGGGAGCGATGGCCCAGGTTCAAGCGCACTACCTGCGACTTCTCGATGCAGCCGGATTATCCGACCGATTTCAGTCCCGCATGGTGGCCATTGAGACTGGGGTGACCCCATTCGCCGGCGTCTTGTGGCTCATCTCGATCGTGGAACTGCCGTCTGTCACTCGCCGACTCATCGAAGCCAGCGGCGCCGAGGTGCGCACGCTCATCCACGCGCCAGAGATTGCCCCGGAGGGAGGTGACGATGGGCCTGTGTTCGACGACCTCGGCCTCCCGTCCACCGACTACTGGGAGGCGGCCGAGGTGCCGGTGACGGATGAGGTCCTGCGAGTGGTGGACGGCCCTGGAGATCAAGCGGATGCGGTCATCGACTCGCTGACCGGTCTCGCGGGGCAGTACACCGCCGAAGACGTGGTGCTCGCCGTGCATGCCGACTCCGACGTCGTGCCATACTTGGAGCAACGCCTTGAAGCCCGGGGCGTTGCGCCGCGGTATGCCGCCGGCACTCCCCTTCCCCACACAGCACCCGTGCGCCTCCTGGAGGCCGTGGCCAACTACCTCGACGACCGCGCATTTCTGTCTCTCGCGGCTCTACTCAGGCATCCCGATGCCGGCCCGCTAACCCAGACCACATCCGAAACGCCCTCCCGCCTCGAAGCAATCGACGCGGCCGACCAATACTTCAACGACCACTTCCCGTACCGACTACAGGGCAGCATTCCGGCCGGTGAAAAAAGAGCCGCCCGATTCCCCCCTTTGGTCTACTCCCTCGACCGCTCAGGGCCTCTCAGCCAACTCAAGGGGCGCAAGCGCCTCTCCGAGTGGATGCCTCTCATCAGAGATGTCCTCCTGACCGCATACGGGGAGCGGAAGCTGGACCGGAGCAAGCCTCTTCACCGGCGCCTCCTGGACGTCCTGGGCCGTGTTCGCTCTGTGGCGATCACACTTGCGAGCCCTCCCGATCTGCTAGACGAGGAGTGCTCGGGCAGCGCGGCCATCCAGGCCCTCCTGCTGGAGCTCCGGGACGACGCACTCCCACCGGAACCCAGACGTGATGCGGTGGAGTTGCTGGACTGGCTGGAGGTGCCACTAGACGACGCACCCGTCGTGATGCTTACGGGATTCAACGAAGGGATGCTCCCCGAGTCCGTGAGCGGACATGCCTTCCTTCCGGACGCTCTCCGGAGCCGCCTGGGCCTGATCGACAACCGTCGCAGGCTGGCCCGGGACGCCTACCGCCTCACCACGGTACTGCACTCGAAGGTGGAAGTACGGCTCATCGCGGGTCGCCGCAGCGCCCAAAATGACCCGCTGCGGCCGAGCCGTCTCATGTTCCGGATTCCGGAAGAGGAAATGGCCCCTCGGGTGCTCCACTTCCTCCAGGGTGATGGGGCCGCCCAGACGGGATCGAGCCTGGCCACGCT from Longimicrobiales bacterium includes the following:
- a CDS encoding PD-(D/E)XK nuclease family protein gives rise to the protein MPQTHNHIFLGWDGPALPLAAAHLIDHYIDGDVVDMRAATLVLPGGRALRRIIEVLLEETEARGATLIPPTATTVGNLPLELHTDPKALADDATSRRAWSKALRSVSPASLRVVFPELPKKNNLAEWDELAGLLSGLHQSVAGEGHSFSDVARICHSGSLYDDGPRWGAMAQVQAHYLRLLDAAGLSDRFQSRMVAIETGVTPFAGVLWLISIVELPSVTRRLIEASGAEVRTLIHAPEIAPEGGDDGPVFDDLGLPSTDYWEAAEVPVTDEVLRVVDGPGDQADAVIDSLTGLAGQYTAEDVVLAVHADSDVVPYLEQRLEARGVAPRYAAGTPLPHTAPVRLLEAVANYLDDRAFLSLAALLRHPDAGPLTQTTSETPSRLEAIDAADQYFNDHFPYRLQGSIPAGEKRAARFPPLVYSLDRSGPLSQLKGRKRLSEWMPLIRDVLLTAYGERKLDRSKPLHRRLLDVLGRVRSVAITLASPPDLLDEECSGSAAIQALLLELRDDALPPEPRRDAVELLDWLEVPLDDAPVVMLTGFNEGMLPESVSGHAFLPDALRSRLGLIDNRRRLARDAYRLTTVLHSKVEVRLIAGRRSAQNDPLRPSRLMFRIPEEEMAPRVLHFLQGDGAAQTGSSLATLGLEPGARSRFTVPPQPLLELNPAEVPTRLRVTDFKSILSDPYRFVLERVYGLDSVDDEARELDPLGFGSLAHDVLEGFGRMALHAPPTVDITDVEAVFRALGDVLDAQVAARFGSAALPAVALQVEQLRSRFRAFAASQAEWASHGWRIVAVEQQPEGDGMPFDVDGESVLLRGRIDRIDHNTSTGDWAVLDYKTGNSVDAPDKTHRKGRGDAREWVDLQLPLYRRLLSGVVDDEGQQVVRTDSDGNGSIELGYISLPKNTEESAFMLAPWTDEELAAAEEVARGAVRTLRTRRFEFDPAVPKSGWFGGDALEPLLAKGWQTSGEEDSGALADENVTDGGDR